A genomic segment from Sander vitreus isolate 19-12246 chromosome 3, sanVit1, whole genome shotgun sequence encodes:
- the ssr3 gene encoding translocon-associated protein subunit gamma, whose product MAPKGSNKQQSEEDLLLQDFSRNLSAKSTALFYGNALIVSAIPIWLFWRIWHMDLVQSAVLYAVMTLVSTYLVAFAYKNVKFVLKHKVAQKREDAVSKEVTRKLSEADNRKMSRKEKDERILWKKNEVADYEATTFSIFYNNTLFLVLVIIASFFLLKNFNPTVNYILSISASSGLIALLSTGSK is encoded by the exons ATGGCTCCCAAAGGCAGCAACAAGCAGCAGTCAGAGGAAGACCTTCTCCTCCAGGACTTCAGCAGAAACCTTTCAGCGAAGTCCACCGCTCTCTTTTACGGAAATGCACTCATCGTTTCTGCCATCCCCATCT GGCTGTTTTGGAGGATTTGGCACATGGACCTTGTCCAGTCTGCAGTTCTGTACGCTGTGATGACTCTGGTCAGCACCTACCTGGTGGCCTTTGCCTACAAGAACGTCAAGTTTGTTCTCAAACACAA AGTTGCCCAGAAACGCGAGGATGCTGTTTCCAAGGAGGTAACCAGGAAGTTGTCTGAGGCAGACAACCGTAAGATGTCCCGCAAGGAGAAAGACGAGAG GATCCTGTGGAAGAAGAATGAGGTCGCTGACTACGAGGCCACCACCTTCTCCATCTTCTATAACAACACACTCTTCCTGGTGCTCGTCATCATCGCCTCCTTCTTTCTGCTCAAGAACTTCAACCCCACCGT CAACTACATTCTGTCCATCAGTGCCTCCTCAGGACTCATCGCTCTGCTGTCCACAGGCTCCAAGTaa